The following proteins are encoded in a genomic region of Methanobrevibacter sp.:
- a CDS encoding bifunctional NADP phosphatase/NAD kinase, with amino-acid sequence MDEKNKKIASDLAYAIIKDVGRAIRPYVGNTESGEHVKIGADGTPSSLIDIIAEEKIINILKNSPEYCYLISEEVGELRLGKGLKENITLTHELRRTDIPEDKKAKFIFLIDPLDGTNNAVKGIPAYGISVAVAKVPEGRVATLDDVELGFVSNFSNGNFFEAEKGKGTWLNNEEVHPSKVINISNTTLGGFTKSSTITASKLVDNARRMRVLGSVVLELSYVASGKYDAFLDLRGSRIIDIAASKLILEEAGGIITNKYGEKLNNKLTIYEKTIVVAANNEILHRQIVNILTDNEADIIGEVAIVSRLDEYKSILYSAKIINYLLMNGVAVVIENDLANKLEELKKDPNLPEIIKQTQKEAPEIADQIKNLKLDINYKLLSEKIDEFDSDMIIILGGDGTLLRTQSKMKQPIPIFGINMGTVGFLTEIEVKDTFKALKKILKGDYFIEKRSKLIVSHEDHQYSALNEVVIMTDKPSKMLHFEVEVDGEVVEEFRADGLIVSTPSGSTAYAMSAGGPIVDPKLEAFIIIPICPYKLGIRPFVVSDKSEIIVKLLKKGKKAIFVMDGQINEEAEYEEEIKFKKAEKDVYFIRTSKKYFYKKVKDKLTEGGIHTEPRCL; translated from the coding sequence ATGGATGAAAAAAATAAAAAAATAGCTTCAGACCTTGCATATGCAATCATAAAAGATGTTGGAAGAGCAATCAGGCCATATGTTGGAAATACCGAGTCTGGAGAACACGTTAAAATAGGTGCTGACGGAACACCATCATCCCTCATAGATATTATTGCTGAAGAAAAAATAATAAACATCTTAAAAAACTCTCCAGAATACTGCTATTTGATTAGTGAAGAGGTAGGGGAATTAAGACTTGGAAAAGGATTGAAAGAAAACATAACCCTCACACATGAATTAAGAAGAACAGACATTCCGGAAGATAAAAAAGCAAAATTCATATTTTTAATCGACCCTCTTGACGGGACAAACAATGCAGTGAAAGGAATTCCTGCATATGGAATATCTGTAGCTGTCGCCAAAGTTCCTGAAGGAAGGGTGGCGACGCTGGATGACGTCGAACTTGGATTTGTAAGTAATTTCAGTAACGGGAACTTCTTTGAAGCTGAAAAGGGAAAAGGAACCTGGCTAAACAATGAAGAGGTTCATCCGTCAAAGGTTATAAACATCAGCAACACAACACTTGGAGGATTTACAAAAAGCAGCACAATAACAGCTTCAAAACTTGTAGATAACGCTAGAAGAATGCGTGTTTTAGGATCCGTTGTTTTGGAACTTTCATATGTGGCCAGTGGAAAATATGATGCGTTTCTGGATTTGAGAGGAAGCAGAATTATTGATATCGCCGCATCAAAACTGATTCTGGAGGAAGCGGGAGGAATCATCACCAACAAATACGGCGAAAAGCTTAACAACAAGTTAACAATCTATGAAAAAACCATTGTTGTGGCTGCAAACAATGAAATTCTCCATCGTCAAATCGTAAACATCCTAACTGACAATGAGGCAGACATCATTGGAGAAGTGGCTATTGTAAGTCGTTTGGATGAATACAAATCAATATTATACTCTGCAAAAATAATAAACTATCTTTTGATGAACGGCGTGGCGGTTGTTATTGAAAACGATTTGGCAAACAAACTGGAAGAACTTAAAAAGGACCCAAACCTTCCTGAAATAATAAAACAAACACAAAAAGAAGCCCCTGAAATTGCAGACCAGATTAAGAATCTCAAATTAGACATTAACTACAAGCTGCTTTCGGAGAAAATTGACGAATTCGATAGCGACATGATCATCATTCTTGGAGGGGATGGGACTCTTCTTAGAACCCAAAGTAAAATGAAGCAGCCGATTCCAATATTCGGTATTAATATGGGTACTGTTGGATTTTTAACTGAAATCGAAGTGAAGGATACGTTCAAAGCCTTGAAAAAGATATTGAAAGGAGATTATTTCATAGAAAAAAGGTCAAAGCTTATCGTATCCCATGAAGACCACCAATATTCCGCTTTAAATGAAGTGGTAATAATGACTGACAAACCATCAAAAATGCTTCATTTTGAAGTAGAAGTTGATGGAGAGGTTGTTGAAGAATTTAGAGCGGACGGATTAATTGTATCAACACCAAGCGGTTCCACTGCCTATGCAATGTCAGCAGGAGGCCCTATTGTTGATCCTAAGCTTGAAGCATTTATAATAATCCCAATCTGCCCATACAAATTAGGAATAAGGCCTTTTGTAGTGTCTGATAAAAGTGAGATAATTGTAAAGCTTCTTAAAAAAGGTAAAAAAGCTATTTTTGTAATGGATGGTCAAATTAACGAAGAAGCAGAATATGAAGAAGAAATCAAGTTTAAGAAAGCTGAAAAAGACGTTTACTTCATCAGAACCTCCAAAAAATACTTCTATAAAAAGGTTAAGGACAAGTTAACCGAAGGTGGAATCCATACAGAACCAAGGTGCTTATAA
- the hemC gene encoding hydroxymethylbilane synthase, which yields MIVGTRGSQLALAQTNQVCAALSKITKEKPQIEIIKTKGDKITQSQLYNMDSKGLFTKELDIALLEEEVDFTVHSFKDLPTELDEDLEIIAVPKRESPNDVLISNKTWDELGKGSTLGSSSLRREAFCNHYKKGFKLKPLRGNVETRIKKVLNNELDATIMAEAGLKRLNLTKYIKTVFPTDYITPAAGQGAIAVMIRKDSDKKEIFSKLNDYNSMQEVFGEKAVLEEMGVGCQWPIGCLAQLKDKQLNIYSILLTKDGDILKECNVSGSIRESQELGKKIGKTFQEFI from the coding sequence TTGATCGTTGGAACTAGAGGAAGTCAATTAGCACTTGCTCAAACAAACCAAGTTTGTGCTGCATTATCAAAAATTACAAAGGAAAAACCCCAGATTGAAATCATAAAAACAAAGGGAGACAAAATAACCCAATCCCAATTGTACAATATGGATTCAAAGGGATTATTCACAAAAGAACTTGATATAGCTCTTCTTGAAGAAGAGGTTGATTTTACAGTGCATAGTTTTAAAGATTTACCTACTGAATTAGATGAAGATCTTGAAATAATAGCGGTTCCTAAAAGGGAATCCCCTAATGACGTTTTAATTTCAAATAAAACATGGGATGAATTAGGTAAAGGTTCTACCTTAGGAAGCAGTAGCCTTAGACGTGAAGCATTCTGCAACCATTATAAAAAAGGTTTTAAACTTAAACCTCTTAGAGGAAATGTTGAAACTAGAATTAAAAAAGTTCTTAATAATGAATTGGATGCTACAATAATGGCTGAAGCTGGTTTAAAAAGACTCAATTTGACAAAATATATAAAAACAGTTTTTCCAACTGATTATATTACTCCAGCAGCAGGTCAGGGAGCTATAGCTGTTATGATTAGAAAAGATTCTGATAAAAAAGAAATATTTTCAAAATTAAATGACTATAATTCAATGCAAGAAGTATTTGGAGAAAAGGCCGTGCTAGAGGAAATGGGCGTTGGATGCCAATGGCCTATAGGATGTTTAGCTCAGCTTAAAGACAAACAATTAAACATATATTCAATATTATTAACAAAAGATGGAGACATTCTTAAGGAGTGCAATGTGTCCGGATCTATTAGAGAATCACAAGAACTTGGTAAAAAGATAGGTAAAACTTTCCAAGAGTTTATTTAA
- a CDS encoding winged helix-turn-helix domain-containing protein → MCDEEKVLQMVAYVRASKHRQNIIKYLNNKVKTPTDIKNSLNINTNHTSNLLADLRKHDLVYCATPEMKKGRLYKLTEKGEKIVKYLD, encoded by the coding sequence ATGTGTGACGAAGAAAAAGTATTACAAATGGTTGCATATGTTAGGGCTTCAAAACATAGGCAAAACATTATAAAATATCTAAATAACAAGGTGAAAACACCTACTGACATAAAGAATTCCCTAAATATCAATACAAACCATACATCAAATTTACTAGCTGATTTAAGAAAACACGATCTAGTTTACTGTGCTACTCCAGAAATGAAAAAGGGAAGATTATACAAGCTTACTGAAAAAGGAGAAAAAATAGTAAAGTACCTAGATTAA
- a CDS encoding tetratricopeptide repeat protein has product MDSRQLIVRINQAFINKNFEEVIDLCDLILHDDGFNMNALLKKGDSLVELNHHDKAIDCYKLILQNNNRIIPALTNLGYCYLELGRIDEAISSFDEALKLNPNALPAITGKSMACIKAEDFYGAISCFDKLLELDDSNPNFYYQKGLLYKKLNDSSKAEECFDKASKLDSSLFNGKSL; this is encoded by the coding sequence ATGGATTCCAGGCAATTAATAGTTAGAATAAATCAGGCTTTCATCAATAAAAACTTCGAGGAGGTTATTGATTTGTGTGATTTGATTCTTCATGACGACGGTTTCAACATGAATGCACTACTTAAAAAAGGAGACTCATTGGTTGAATTAAATCATCATGATAAAGCTATTGATTGTTATAAACTTATTTTACAGAACAATAACAGAATAATTCCTGCTTTGACAAATTTGGGTTATTGTTATTTGGAATTGGGTAGAATCGATGAAGCTATCTCTTCATTTGATGAAGCACTAAAATTAAATCCAAATGCTTTGCCTGCAATAACTGGCAAATCAATGGCCTGCATAAAGGCAGAAGATTTTTATGGTGCTATTTCTTGTTTTGACAAATTGTTGGAGCTTGATGATTCAAATCCTAATTTTTATTATCAAAAAGGATTGCTTTATAAAAAGTTAAATGATTCTTCTAAGGCTGAGGAATGTTTTGACAAAGCTTCAAAACTAGATTCAAGCTTATTCAATGGAAAGTCATTATAG
- a CDS encoding orotate phosphoribosyltransferase-like protein, translating into MEKKLIIKAHELRKHGFTTGEIADELNVSMDTARWLILQKPTEEKPNVPVEDVVINWKSLGGNSTRLRYISGVLSDMALSHGEPDVVVGVAVSGIPFATMMADFLEDMSGVETSLAVFHPNKHRKLEETNDGEGAISTNFSSVEGKKVVIVDDVTTSGKTAKEVIAAVRDNGGEPLVVIVLIDKAGISEIDGIPVESLIQVNRIG; encoded by the coding sequence ATGGAAAAAAAATTGATAATAAAAGCCCATGAACTTAGAAAACATGGATTTACAACTGGTGAAATAGCTGATGAATTAAATGTTTCAATGGACACAGCTAGATGGTTAATTTTGCAAAAACCAACTGAAGAAAAACCAAATGTTCCAGTGGAAGATGTAGTTATTAACTGGAAAAGTTTAGGTGGAAACTCTACACGTTTAAGATACATATCCGGTGTCTTAAGCGACATGGCATTATCTCATGGGGAACCAGACGTGGTTGTTGGAGTGGCAGTTAGTGGAATTCCATTTGCAACCATGATGGCTGACTTCTTAGAGGATATGAGTGGAGTGGAAACTTCCCTTGCAGTATTCCACCCAAACAAGCACAGAAAACTCGAAGAAACCAATGACGGTGAAGGTGCTATAAGTACCAATTTCAGTTCAGTTGAAGGTAAGAAAGTCGTTATCGTTGACGACGTAACCACCAGTGGTAAAACTGCAAAAGAAGTCATTGCTGCAGTTCGTGACAATGGCGGAGAACCTTTAGTGGTTATCGTATTAATCGACAAAGCAGGAATCTCTGAAATTGATGGAATTCCAGTGGAATCTTTAATACAAGTAAACAGAATTGGATAA
- the cfbE gene encoding coenzyme F430 synthase, with the protein MDCLIIDATHGGVKLAAEFSKLDKYENIYLYDIYNTLNEEEITKLTLKEVKIRKLEEIESDELIVVYPIHLPLSKNEIIEKIECTELDFITHHEAVKLLLKDFFKKYPKIPKIEITGVKGKTSSVFMLKEILKDLHPLILSSLGIIQVRDNHEIRLKKNVSITPANIKEAVDLAYRIDNPACNWGCKKNEITDFINYGSLILESSLGVTGIGDVGLLTNIVENYPIAKNRSDAKTAKSQVFRCGKIAIKKETLDKHYNDESDRFKDKINTFSIDDEKSNVHAKDINYDIDGTSLKVIYENVKTINDNLLSGCLEIESFAMGPHHIENILGVITTALTLETSETDIINGLANYKGIEGRTNIRNVGDLKIIEEINPGINTKAIEFSIDMLKNPEKYCIIIGGDYGITCEEIDEEKVAGLLNENVDLNLILTGEVGRNINEKLNKSATFIENYNDAIKYAINRKLNVLFIYRSDYRKLSQR; encoded by the coding sequence ATGGATTGTCTTATTATAGATGCGACACATGGGGGAGTCAAGTTAGCCGCTGAGTTTTCAAAACTTGACAAGTATGAAAACATTTATCTTTATGACATCTATAACACTTTAAATGAAGAGGAAATTACAAAATTAACCTTGAAAGAGGTTAAAATAAGAAAATTGGAAGAAATAGAATCTGATGAACTGATTGTAGTCTATCCAATACACCTACCCCTTTCAAAAAATGAGATTATTGAAAAGATAGAATGCACTGAACTTGATTTTATAACACATCATGAAGCCGTAAAATTGCTTCTTAAAGACTTTTTTAAAAAATATCCGAAAATTCCAAAAATTGAAATTACGGGGGTGAAAGGAAAAACCAGCTCCGTTTTTATGCTTAAGGAAATTCTAAAGGATTTGCATCCATTAATACTTAGCAGCCTGGGCATTATTCAAGTAAGAGACAACCATGAAATCAGGCTAAAAAAGAATGTTAGCATAACACCTGCAAACATCAAGGAAGCTGTGGATTTGGCCTATAGGATCGATAATCCTGCATGCAATTGGGGTTGTAAGAAAAACGAGATTACTGACTTCATAAATTACGGAAGTCTGATTTTGGAGAGCTCCCTTGGAGTTACAGGAATCGGCGATGTTGGATTGCTCACAAATATTGTTGAAAACTATCCAATAGCCAAAAATAGGAGCGATGCTAAAACTGCAAAGTCACAAGTGTTTAGATGCGGCAAAATAGCCATAAAAAAAGAAACCCTTGACAAGCATTATAATGATGAGTCTGACAGATTTAAGGATAAAATAAATACGTTTTCAATTGACGATGAAAAGAGCAACGTTCATGCTAAAGATATAAATTATGACATTGATGGAACCTCCCTAAAAGTCATTTATGAAAATGTTAAAACAATAAATGACAATCTGCTTTCCGGATGTCTTGAAATTGAAAGCTTTGCAATGGGCCCCCACCATATTGAAAATATTCTGGGAGTAATAACAACTGCATTGACTTTGGAAACAAGTGAAACCGACATAATCAATGGATTGGCCAACTACAAAGGAATAGAAGGCAGGACAAACATTAGAAATGTAGGTGATTTGAAGATAATTGAGGAGATCAATCCCGGAATAAACACAAAGGCCATAGAATTTTCAATAGATATGCTTAAAAATCCAGAAAAATACTGCATAATAATTGGAGGAGACTATGGAATAACCTGTGAAGAGATTGATGAGGAGAAAGTGGCGGGCCTGCTGAATGAAAATGTTGATTTGAATCTGATATTGACTGGTGAAGTTGGAAGAAATATAAATGAAAAACTAAACAAATCAGCAACATTTATTGAAAACTATAATGATGCAATCAAATATGCAATTAATCGAAAATTAAATGTTCTTTTCATATACCGTTCAGATTATCGCAAATTGTCACAAAGATAA
- a CDS encoding Gfo/Idh/MocA family protein: MRTVNVGVIGVGAMGYNHARVYYKLENANLLAVSDVSEKTLKKVCKKYDTQGYSDYKELLENPDIEVVSVCVPTTFHHGIVMEAIKHGKHVLVEKPIAFTLEEAEEMIAAAKEKGVILATGHVERFNPAVQKAKELIENDVIGDVVSASAKRVGPFPPRIQDVGVTIDLAIHDLDVMYYLFDEDVTQVYGTMGSILDKCDFEDHAEIMVNFENEATGILEVNWLTPYKRRQIEVTGTDGIISVDYIEQSIDVYGKFAQDIQIKHEEPLKEELKSFLESVVNNERPVISGEDGLNALKMVIAATKSSKEHKPISFDELE; encoded by the coding sequence TTGAGAACTGTAAATGTAGGAGTTATTGGTGTTGGAGCTATGGGATACAACCATGCTCGTGTATATTATAAATTGGAAAATGCTAACTTATTGGCCGTTTCTGATGTTAGTGAAAAAACTTTGAAAAAGGTATGTAAAAAATACGACACCCAAGGATACTCAGATTACAAAGAACTACTTGAAAATCCAGATATCGAAGTTGTAAGCGTTTGTGTGCCTACAACATTTCACCATGGAATTGTAATGGAAGCAATTAAGCATGGAAAACATGTGCTTGTTGAAAAACCAATTGCATTTACATTAGAGGAAGCAGAAGAAATGATTGCTGCTGCAAAAGAAAAAGGAGTTATTCTTGCAACTGGCCATGTGGAAAGATTCAATCCTGCAGTTCAAAAGGCAAAAGAATTAATTGAAAACGATGTTATTGGAGATGTAGTATCCGCTTCTGCAAAAAGAGTAGGTCCTTTCCCTCCAAGAATACAAGATGTAGGAGTTACAATCGATTTAGCAATTCATGATTTAGATGTGATGTACTACTTATTTGATGAGGACGTTACCCAAGTCTATGGAACTATGGGAAGCATACTTGACAAATGTGACTTTGAAGATCATGCGGAAATTATGGTAAACTTTGAAAACGAAGCTACAGGAATTCTTGAAGTGAACTGGTTAACCCCATACAAAAGAAGACAGATTGAAGTTACTGGAACCGATGGAATAATTTCCGTTGATTATATTGAGCAAAGCATTGACGTATACGGTAAATTTGCTCAAGATATCCAAATTAAACATGAAGAACCTTTAAAAGAGGAATTAAAATCTTTCTTAGAATCTGTAGTTAATAACGAAAGACCTGTGATTAGCGGTGAAGATGGTCTTAATGCTTTAAAAATGGTTATTGCTGCTACCAAATCTTCTAAAGAACATAAACCAATAAGTTTTGATGAGCTTGAATAG